GACTCCGACCATCCCTCAAGAGACATCCGGTCGCGGGTAACGGTGTCAGAAAGCCGGACGAAAACGTCGGCTTGCCGCTCCAAGCTGTCGCGCGCACCGGCGTGGTCGCCCATGAGGGCCAGCGCGTAGGCGCGGGCGCACAAAGCTTCTGCCGCGGCGCGCCCTGGCTGTTTGGCGGTGAGAGCGAGAGCGGTATCCGCGCGTGACAGCACCAGGGCCAGAGGCCGGCCTTCATATACACCTTGGACGGCCTCCCATGCATGTGCCGCTGCGGTGACCTCGTTGTCGCCGGTCTGAGCTGCGGCTCGGCGTGCGGAAACCCACCAGTGCCTCGACTGGTGGGCGTGTCCGGCCGCGCCGAGCACATAGGCCAGGAGGAACGTCAAACGGGCATTCACCATCGCCCAACCGGCTGCGTCACGGCTGGGTACGGTCGGCAGCGTCTGCTGCAGGGTCAGCAGATCCACCGACAGGTCATGGATCACCTCGGCCAAGGAACGCGACCTGACCCCGTGGGCGTGCTCCCACGCGATTTCGTTCCACTCGTCCAGGTCAGGCCCGCCGAGCTGCGTGTCCACGATGGTACGCAGCTGCTCCAGCCCTGGCAGCAAGGTCGATACGCCTACTCCTGCCGCGCCGAGAAGGAGCCGTCTCCGTGCTTCGTCCATAGCAACAGGATCCGGCAGAGCAGGCGATCCCGCCAGCGGCACCATCCCGGTTTTGGTCGCCTGGACGAGCGCGTGCAGAGAGGTCAGGGCACCGTCAGCGCGGTAAAGCCTGTCGAGACTTTCCACGGCCTCGATCGGCGCGAGGCGCTCGCCACGCTCCCAGCGGCCAAGGACCGACCAATCAGTAT
This region of Streptosporangium sp. NBC_01495 genomic DNA includes:
- a CDS encoding helix-turn-helix transcriptional regulator; protein product: MPRRPDAVDPSKSPIALFGASLRHWREFREGSLKGVAAQINTDWSVLGRWERGERLAPIEAVESLDRLYRADGALTSLHALVQATKTGMVPLAGSPALPDPVAMDEARRRLLLGAAGVGVSTLLPGLEQLRTIVDTQLGGPDLDEWNEIAWEHAHGVRSRSLAEVIHDLSVDLLTLQQTLPTVPSRDAAGWAMVNARLTFLLAYVLGAAGHAHQSRHWWVSARRAAAQTGDNEVTAAAHAWEAVQGVYEGRPLALVLSRADTALALTAKQPGRAAAEALCARAYALALMGDHAGARDSLERQADVFVRLSDTVTRDRMSLEGWSESRLLHTRSLVQTMTGDPAAASAQQEALDSYPLGLARPIAQIRLHQAASAVRDGSVDDGLQAAASIVEDLGSKHTTRFVLHVAHGVADAAPAGYKTPAIAEYRELLALTAAKENK